The Epinephelus moara isolate mb chromosome 21, YSFRI_EMoa_1.0, whole genome shotgun sequence DNA window CCAGCAGATATTAATTCAGAATAGCGACCAGTGTCCACAGAACAGAAGGCAGCTGCACAAAAGgaacaataaaaaaactgtTAACTTTTTTCCAGCTACTCTCTTTGACATCCTTTAGACTCGACTTAGTTTTACCTTTGCAGGTGGGTGTTTCTGACCACTTCCCGTTGCTGTAACACTCCACTCTCTCTGGACCCGTTTGTTTGTGAAATGCAGCACACAGGTACCTCAAAAACATTGgatttttttccacaacatCACCATTAGGAACTACAGGGTGATTTCCACAGGTcgtaactgaaataaaaaaataaatcaacaaagagGATTCTAACAAATATTTCAAGCTGTCATATCAGAGTAAATGATTCTGTCAGCTTCTTACTGGCTGCCTCACTGATGGACCTCATCTACCCCCAAATCACTCAATACAGATATTGGTAAATGGCTGGAGAATTATTGCTGTAATTTACTGgttagaaatgaatgaaatacaatatttttgaccaaataaccCTGAATTGGCGGAGATATTACCCAGTGCCTGTGATGCACCTGCCTCATTGCCGTCTCAAATGTCTTAATCCTGGTTCAGCCATATGATCAAataaaatcagatttattcataaagcacatttaaaaacaaccagagtTGACCAAAGAGCTgtagagtaaaataaaataagtaaaattacattacagcaaaacatgcacaaataaacaagtaaaaaaaaaagaaaacaaagcacagAATAGTGagatctgaaaataaaatatgaaagttAAAACACAACCTTAAGGACAATCAAAGGCCTTAGAAAACATGTGGGTGTTGAAAAGGGTAAGCTGTTCCAAAGCTTTGGGGCGACTACTGCGAATGGACTATCACCCTTCCCCCTTAGTCTGGATCACGGGACTGCCAGGAGCAACTGGTCTGAGGATCTGAGAGATCTAGTGTTGGAAAGGGGGCAGAGGGGCTCAGCGATGTATCTGGGTGCCAGGCCAGGTAAGGCTGAAGATGAAGATTAGATGCCAAGGGCCCCAGGTGGTATACTATACCCCGGGTGGACAACTTTAGTTTTGAAACCTGCTGTATAAACACAGTTTATCATatcatgtaaaagaaaaaatgaatcaACTTATTTACTTGTTGTGATCTGAAGTTGAATCTCTTTCTCTTCGGAGCTGCTAGCAGACCCTGTAAGATACAGCGGACACACCACTTAGTATcacactgtgatgtttttatgcaattCTCTCAGAACGTCTAAACATCTTTGCCGACAATACTGTTGTCCACACAATTGACACTGaagattatattatattatattcttcATTCAAGTCTCATCCAAATCCAAACCTACCTCCACCCACAGGCTTTGTCCCATTGCCAGTCAATGTAGTGTGTCCCCCACCTGCAGATCCACCATGTCCAGTACCTGGTCTGCTGCCTTAGtggaaaagagaaaacacattgGATATATGTATTCTATGGAGAGAGCCCACATCAAtggatttattcattcatatttaataCGGATCAATAACTTACCTCCACCTTCAGGGTGTATCCCACTCCCAGTAGATGTAGTGTTTACACCAGCTGTTCCCACCTCTGCAGAACCGTTCTGTCCAGCACCTGGTTCAGTTTCCATGCCTAAGTAGAAAACACTATTGTTATACAAAAAGTACATATATCTATTCACTAATTTTCCACAAACGCTTTTCTTGTTGGGGGGCACAAGgatgctggagcctatcccagctgacattgggcgagaggcgagCTACACCCTGCACacgtcaccagactatcacagggctgacacatagagacagacaaccattcacactcacattcacacctatgggaaatttagagtcaccagttaacctgcacgtctttggactgtgggaggaagctggagaacccagaggaaacccacgctgacacagggagaacatgcaaactccgcacagaagggctccccaccCTGAGGTTCgaaaccaggaacccttttgctgtgaggccatggtgctaaccactgcatatacaccgatcagccaaaatattaaaagatgttcccctaatccaaggtggggcctccttggatcagacgtggctctgacctgtcgaggcatggacacaggatctctgggagtgtcctgcggtgtctggcaccagtgcgctggcggcagatccatttagtccagtgggttgtaaggtgggttaatggcacgtgccacagatgctcattcagattgggatctgtagaatttggtggtcaggttgacactttgaggtctttgtcacattccttgggccattcctgggggtacttggtctgcaacagtgtttaagggggtggaacatgtcagatGGTGCACCTTTGTGAGCTTTCTGTGGAACTTTCAAAGTTTGTCAAATTTGAACATCGAAGTAAAGTCTAGGAAAAGGTGGAGGAGATAAACACCAACTTCAATCCAGACCACATGGACAGGCAAGACCAACTTTGCATGCTGGAGTGGACATGGAGGGACTGAACACTGGCGGCAGTCCCAACCAGTCATGTGGCAGTGACTCTTCTTGGGCTCCCCAAGATCTCCCTCTTGCATTTAAGAGTGCTGAGGCAACACATTTGGTTATctgagtcaccaattaacctgcacaGGGCCGCCCCTCCCTAAACGCAGAACATGCGCTTTGCGTAGAGCCTCATTTTCCATAGGAGGCCACATTTTGCACAAGGGGACACATTTGCGCAATGGATGCGCATATGCACTACCGTGAGGCGCGCGTAGAATCAGCtcaaggaaggagagaagagacctgtaATCTGACCGTGCATGCGTCgctgcaatgattgacagcactcaacatctgaccaatcagaggggtGCGCCGGcaggcacttgcagagctgcagcaggtgaagaatggtcgacatgtcgtccaaaagacAGTCAGGAGCGagcaagagggaaaaaaaaggcaaaacaagagGAAGCTCGTGCTTCACTTGAAGGTGGgtgttgttgaaataaaactttGTGGCACAAACACCTAAGCTGCTACTCATTAGATAGGAATCTCTGTCTCCAGTCTCTGTCTAGACTggagaaattttttttttccagtggccctgattaacatttattgaatgTCTTGTTAACGCCCTATGCATTCACCTCTGATGAAAAGGAGTGGTAAAATGACCAGTTGATGGTCGTATATATTGATAGGCTATAAACTTTagcctatatataatatattggCTAAAGTTTATAGCCTATTAATATATGTTGTTAATATAAGTTTTCAACTACTTTTATGGAGGTAAATGTCGCCATCTGTTGGTGAATTTAATTCATAACAGACAGCTtttgaggagacagagaaatacTGATGATGGGGGGGGgctccaaataaaatttcgtTTAGGGcaaggggagaacatgcagactccacctggaggggctcccccaccctgggctcgaaccaggaacccccttcctgtgaggcgacaatgctaaccactgcaccactgtgctgccaaTTAATCAATCTTAACTAATGATTAACAATTATGACATTTGATTGTGAGGTACTtaaatagttagttcctcatttgTTTCCCATTACTTCTAAATTTTGTGtacattatttaaaaattaatagGCTGAAATTAAAGCATAGtggcaaattaaaatgtaaagaacTAAATTACATACTTACACTGGgtgaaatgtatttttccaTTAGTGCACTGAACACGGCTGCTGTAATCCTGCTGAATACACGGAATatgtttctcctctccttcctttaAATACTCAACTCCAGATAGTCTAAAATTGGCCCCAACATGTTCAGCAGGATCCAGGACGCAGAACGCCTCTGTACAAAATTACCAGAAAAACACATGTGTATCATTATTTGGGTAACATCTTTCATAAACCTTTGAAATGAAGAATACTGGTATTGACTTGTTTATACCTTTGCAGATGGGTAGTTGCGACCAAGTCCCATCACTGTAACACACCACAGTGCCTAAACCAACTTGTGTGTAAAAAGCATTACATTGGAACTTTAAAAACGTTTGATCCCTTTCCACGACATCACCGTTTGGAACGTTCGGGTATGCTCCACAGTGGTCGACTGAAATACCACAAAATAAAAGAGGTTATTTATTGCTGTCATAGTATCTCAGTGAAATGGTGATCACAACTGGATATCTCCAAAGGCTGTTTCATTACAGTAACTGGTCAGCATGGGAAGAAGTATTTAAGAAGTCGCATTGAGTAACATAAACTAAGTCTGATACATGTGATGAATCTGAATGAGTCACCTGTTGTGATTTGAGGTCTACTGGTTCTCTCATTCGAGCCAGAGGTGCTAGAAGATTCTGTGAGATACAGAGCAGATAAAGACACCTAAGTTAGTTTTACTTTGTTCAGTAtctggtaataataataaaaaaagcatCTTTATCGCTGCATATCTTAGCACATTGTCCACTTACTGCATGTTGGGCCTTCAGTCCAGTTGCCATAGATGCAAAAGATGGACTTTGTGGTGTCTGCTCCCTCTACAGTATATCCATCTTCACATTCATACTGCACCTCTGAATCTGCAGCAAATACCTCCTGGTATTCCTGATGAATGATGACTGCGTGGGGGATTTTAGGGGGCTCGCCACATGCATTGATACTTTCTGTGAAAATTGGTATATTAGTCATGAAAAAGAAGAGTTAATAAAGGAGCTCAGATGAGTGGTTACTTGCTTGGCTCAGTTAGCTGGTGAGAACTTAAACGTAAGAATAACTTGTCTTTGTTTTACAGCTTGTTTGTACAGAACATCAGACTTACTCTCACAGATACAGCTTGTTTGTACAGAACATCAGACTTACTCTCACAGACTGGCAGAGACGTCCATGTTCCACCATTACATTTGGCTGTGACATGTCTGTATTTGGGCTCATATCCTTCATCACGGCATCAGCTCtcatagttatgctgatgatacgcaactgtacatcgccgtgtctcctgatgacacagggccaattgatacTCTTTTTAACGGCATTTTAGACataaagtcatggatggcagcgaatttcctgcagctcaaccaggacaaaacagaggttttagtcattggtcctgaaggccagagagagaaacttttaccaatactacaggattttaaacctacacaatctgtaaaaaatctgcatgtgatttttgactctgagctctgttttattccacatattaaaaacat harbors:
- the LOC126383017 gene encoding complement factor H-like isoform X10 yields the protein MCVRYLGFVLLVWFPVVLHAQSAAQSCRAPRLNGGYLVPEQDTYSHDTTLSYGCDDGMKPAVEGWWATSTCQNGSWSHEPRCIDEKACLPPDIPNAKYIENQSGWYRDGHKIRITCDEGYEPKYRHVTAKCNGGTWTSLPVCEKSINACGEPPKIPHAVIIHQEYQEVFAADSEVQYECEDGYTVEGADTTKSIFCIYGNWTEGPTCKSSSTSGSNERTSRPQITTVDHCGAYPNVPNGDVVERDQTFLKFQCNAFYTQVGLGTVVCYSDGTWSQLPICKEAFCVLDPAEHVGANFRLSGVEYLKEGEEKHIPCIQQDYSSRVQCTNGKIHFTQCMETEPGAGQNGSAEVGTAGVNTTSTGSGIHPEGGGSRPGTGHGGSAGGGHTTLTGNGTKPVGGGSASSSEEKEIQLQITTITTCGNHPVVPNGDVVEKNPMFLRYLCAAFHKQTGPERVECYSNGKWSETPTCKAAFCSVDTGRYSELISVGVKYIKDGEKVRFECVHQDEWWTTHYSVARCNNGRKRLSRCCDWWDLKRDIC
- the LOC126383017 gene encoding complement factor H-like isoform X18: MCVRYLGFVLLVWFPVVLHAQSAAQSCRAPRLNGGYLVPEQDTYSHDTTLSYGCDDGMKPAVEGWWATSTCQNGSWSHEPRCIDEKACLPPDIPNAKYIENQSGWYRDGHKIRITCDEGYEPKYRHVTAKCNGGTWTSLPVCEKSINACGEPPKIPHAVIIHQEYQEVFAADSEVQYECEDGYTVEGADTTKSIFCIYGNWTEGPTCKSSSTSGSNERTSRPQITTVDHCGAYPNVPNGDVVERDQTFLKFQCNAFYTQVGLGTVVCYSDGTWSQLPICKEAFCVLDPAEHVGANFRLSGVEYLKEGEEKHIPCIQQDYSSRVQCTNGKIHFTQCMETEPGAGQNGSAEVGTAGVNTTSTGSGIHPEGGGSRPGTGHGGSAGSASSSEEKEIQLQITTITTCGNHPVVPNGDVVEKNPMFLRYLCAAFHKQTGPERVECYSNGKWSETPTCKAAFCSVDTGRYSELISVGVKYIKDGEKVRFECVHQDEWWTTHYSVARCNNGRKRLSRCCDWWDLKRDIC
- the LOC126383017 gene encoding complement factor H-related protein 1-like isoform X9; protein product: MCVRYLGFVLLVWFPVVLHAQSAAQSCRAPRLNGGYLVPEQDTYSHDTTLSYGCDDGMKPAVEGWWATSTCQNGSWSHEPRCIDEKACLPPDIPNAKYIENQSGWYRDGHKIRITCDEGYEPKYRHVTAKCNGGTWTSLPVCEKSINACGEPPKIPHAVIIHQEYQEVFAADSEVQYECEDGYTVEGADTTKSIFCIYGNWTEGPTCKSSSTSGSNERTSRPQITTVDHCGAYPNVPNGDVVERDQTFLKFQCNAFYTQVGLGTVVCYSDGTWSQLPICKEAFCVLDPAEHVGANFRLSGVEYLKEGEEKHIPCIQQDYSSRVQCTNGKIHFTQCMETEPGAGQNGSAEVGTAGVNTTSTGSGIHPEGGGSRPGTGHGGSAGGGHTTLTGNGTKPVGGGSASSSEEKEIQLQITTIRTCGNHPVVPNGDVVENNPMFLRYQCAAFYKRTGPERVECYSNGKWSETPTCKAAFCSVDTGRYSELISVGVKYIKDGEKVRFECVHQDEWWTTHYSVARCNNGRKRLSRCCDWWDLKRDIC
- the LOC126383017 gene encoding complement factor H-like isoform X12 translates to MCVRYLGFVLLVWFPVVLHAQSAAQSCRAPRLNGGYLVPEQDTYSHDTTLSYGCDDGMKPAVEGWWATSTCQNGSWSHEPRCIDEKACLPPDIPNAKYIENQSGWYRDGHKIRITCDEGYEPKYRHVTAKCNGGTWTSLPVCEKSINACGEPPKIPHAVIIHQEYQEVFAADSEVQYECEDGYTVEGADTTKSIFCIYGNWTEGPTCKSSSTSGSNERTSRPQITTVDHCGAYPNVPNGDVVERDQTFLKFQCNAFYTQVGLGTVVCYSDGTWSQLPICKEAFCVLDPAEHVGANFRLSGVEYLKEGEEKHIPCIQQDYSSRVQCTNGKIHFTQCMETEPGAGQNGSAEVGTAGVNTTSTGSGIHPEGGGSRPGTGHGGSAGGGHTTLTGNGTKPVGGGSASSSEEKEIQLQITTITTCGNHPVVPNGDVVEKNPMFLRYLCAAFHKQTGPERVECYSNGKWSETPTCKAAFCSVDTGRYSELISAGVKYIKDGEKARLECVHQDEWWTTHYSVARCNDGTVTLSRCCSWWHLKQDVC
- the LOC126383017 gene encoding complement factor H-like isoform X11, with translation MCVRYLGFVLLVWFPVVLHAQSAAQSCRAPRLNGGYLVPEQDTYSHDTTLSYGCDDGMKPAVEGWWATSTCQNGSWSHEPRCIDEKACLPPDIPNAKYIENQSGWYRDGHKIRITCDEGYEPKYRHVTAKCNGGTWTSLPVCEKSINACGEPPKIPHAVIIHQEYQEVFAADSEVQYECEDGYTVEGADTTKSIFCIYGNWTEGPTCKSSSTSGSNERTSRPQITTVDHCGAYPNVPNGDVVERDQTFLKFQCNAFYTQVGLGTVVCYSDGTWSQLPICKEAFCVLDPAEHVGANFRLSGVEYLKEGEEKHIPCIQQDYSSRVQCTNGKIHFTQCMETEPGAGQNGSAEVGTAGVNTTSTGSGIHPEGGGSRPGTGHGGSAGGGHTTLTGNGTKPVGGGSASSSEEKEIQLQITTITTCGNHPVVPNGDVVEKNPMFLRYLCAAFHKQTGPERVECYSNGKWSETPTCKAAFCSVDTGRYSELISAGVKYIKDGEKARFECVHQDGWWTTHYSVAHCNNGRIRLSRCCDWWDLKRDIC